The region CATCCCTTAGAGTTATGCATTTGAGGAATTTTTCATTATGTTAGTAAAATGGAGTAGCTAATGGAATGGGCTTTTTTGTCACACTTGTCAGATTTGAATTCTTTCCCAACTGCTTAATCACTATGTGACTTGGGAGAGGTTtaatttctctgggcctcagtttctgtcTGTACAAGGGAGAAATAACAGTGGCTATAAAgcttaagtgaaataattcatttGGCATGATTCACACAGAGCCTGACATAGCATATGTGCCTAGTAAATGTTAGTGTTAAGCAAGCTATTTAgcttctgtgcctcaatttcctcctctgtaaaatgggaatgggaGGTAAGAGGTGGTTCCTACCTCTGAGGGATGCTGGTGAagcttaaatgagttaatgtgtgGAAGGACTTAGGATGGACCTAGCATGTGGTCACCATGATATGTCAGCCCTGTTTGCACCACAAGTGTTGGGAAATGTTCACATAAACCCAGATCCCTAGCAGAACACTAGAGCTATCTGAAAATCCACATCCTTGCACGCACAATGGCCAGAAGACATATATCAAAATAACTATCTCAGAGTAGAACGATTATAAGCAATGTCTGGTTTTTGTACATTcctatatttttccaaattttcaacAATGAGCACAAACTTTTACAAGTTAATAAACAAACAGTAATTTTAGAGTTGTGACATCTTCTGCTTAGCCCGTGGCTAATCTAGATAGTTGAGTGCCCCCGGCTTCCTTCCAGTTCATGGTTTTTCTGTGTGATTGTCCCACTCTCTGGTCATTTGCAGGTACTAGGTTAATATTCCTGTACCGTGTGACAATGTTCAGATTCTTTCTTCAGCTCTACTAAAACAGTGATTTCAAATTCTGCATGCATGCTAGGATCATTTAAGGAGATTATGAAATCTGTGGTTGGGATCCTCACTATACTGATTAGATCCAAATATTTAGGGGTGGGCCCTGCTCATTCGATTTTTGTAAAGGCTCACCGAATGTGCAGCCAGGGCAACAGTGACCTGCAACTAGGCTGGAATTTGATTCTACCCTTTCCTGCCTGGCAGAGAGGACTGCCCTGTGACAGTGCCCCCCTCATCCTCTGGCTTCAAAGTCTCAAAGTTGACTCCAACTGTATTTCCTACATTGCCCAAAGATGGGACTCCCCTGGACCCCAGCCCAGACCTACTTAATCTGAACTCTCGGGGAGACATGTGGTAGTGTGACCGGGTGACTCTCGCCATCAGGGAAGTGTGGGGACTCTGCTAGAGCTGTGGTTCCATCCCAGCTGCACACCTGGGGGATCTGGAGAAACCCTGATGCCTGGTTCCCCTCCCGCCTCTATGATTCTGATGCAGAGGCCCTGAGTACTGCTGGGCATTGGGGGTGGGAGGTCCCCCAGATTCCAGTGTGCAGTCCTGGCTGACAGCAGCTGGCAGTGACAGTGCTCAGTGGGGTGCCAGGACCAGCAGCCCCAGCGGGGGGGTACCAGGACCCCCCACCTGGGGGACATGGTAGGTGTGCACAGAGGGAGCCCCGCCCAGACTTCCTGAGTCAGACATGGGATGGGGCCCAGCAGCCCATGCCTAGCAGCCCTCTGGTGATTCCTGCACATGCTGAAGCCTAGGAACCCCTGCTAGAGGACAGGGCTTGTAAAGCAGGCTCCCGACTCACTTCCTGAGAGCTCAGTAGACTGGAATGGACTCCCAGTGGTCCAAGACTACATTTGAGAAACACCGCATCTGTGTTTATCCTTATCCCCTTGGGCATTGCAGAGTTCTGAGGGACTTGGCATCTCTCAAGTAAGACCATGTCCTGCTGTTCTGTGGGCAGCCTGTTGCTGCCATTCCTAGGCCCTGGTAGCAAAACACATGGCTGCCTCCCAGCCATAATTAGTGGGATGTGTTTTCTTTAGGAGGACAAGTAATCTGGTTGGAAATCTAGTTTTCAAAAGTACTGACCTAAGTTTGACTTACAGAAGCAGAGAAGTGTATGTCTCTTGTGTGTGCTTCCTCCCTTTGTGAAAAGTCATGCCTCCCTGTTTTGTAGGTTTTGTCATCACCCTGTGCTAGCGTGGTCCTCTCAGCCCCAGACCGGTCACAGCCATGCCTACTGGAGAAGAAGAGGACAAGAGAGCAGTGGCTTGCTGGGTCTGAGGGCCCAAGAAGACCCTGAAGTCAGAGGCATGGCCCAAGCTCACAGCCTGCCCATGCACACGAGGGAGGGTCCATGGGAAGTTGGAGGAAGGACAGAGAATGTGACAAAGAAGGCTGTTTGGGAAGAAGAGCTGAGAATGTCAGGTCCTGCCAGGTGGCAGAATGTAAGCCTGGAGAGTTGGAACCAGCCAAGGAAACTAGACAGGCAGATGTCTGATGGTGACAGAGAGAAACTGTTCCAGGATCTGTACCCATTCATGCAAGGAGAGCAGATGTTGAATTCCCAGAGCAAAGGGAAGTCCCAGTCGCTGCCCAGAGTTCTTTCTCCCGAGAGCCTGAGTTGCATGGAAGTTCCCATTCCACTAAATGATGGACATCTACCAGGTGTTCCCCAAATGCCATTTTATCCTTCAAACTGTGCACCAAATTTGGAACCTCCAAGGAACTCTGAGAAAGGTGGCTCCTCAATCCCTCTAGCCCGGCCTAAGTTTGGGAGACCCCTCAAGCCTCCATCTTATGGCTCCTGCCAACAGCCCAGGGGCGGGGCAGAGAGCAGTGACTACCTGGACAGTCAGCAGACAGACCTATGTGTTTCCCACTTGAGCAGAGCTCACGACCCCAGACAGGAGCTTTGTGTGTACGACTCGGGTTTGGAACCTCCAGTGTATGTGCCCCCACCGTCATACAGGTCGCCTCCCCAGCATGTCCCAAACCCTTACAAGGAGGATGCCatgcctgagcaggtgtgtgGTGGGTGCCGCCAGCAGCAGCATCCAGTGGAGAAGGCTGGGGCCAGTGGCCAGCTTCCTCCTGGCACCCCAGAGCCCGGGAATGAGTGTGGTATGGGCCCACACTCTCCCCACGGGCCCCCTCTGCAGTCCCATCCCACCACGGCTTACGACAGCTCTGTTCTGTATATTCCCTTTGATGACCCGCGGATACGACATATTAAACTAAGCCACCCCCAGGGCTTCTGTGAAGAAACGGTTGATGATAAGCCATACAACTCTGGTCTGGTCCCTGCTCCAGGGCCAGCTCAGGGAAACACTCACCAGGATGGTGCTGTTTTGAATCCAGAGGGTATGACGACACCCCCACCAGGGACTGCAGGAGgccctgcctctgcagatcccAGCTCCCAGTGGCTGGGGGGCCAGTTCCCCAGGGATGAAGAAAATGGTGGCTTTCCTGACCCAAGAGACCATGGTGTCTTGAGAGGACAGCAGCCTGATGTGAGAGGTGGCCGGCGTGGACTCGCAGAGGCCCCCGTCCCCTCCCAGCGCCCACAGGGTGAGAGTACCTGTGCAACTCAACCCAAGCTCAAGAAGTTTGAAACTGGGCTGCAGACCAAgaaaagttcaaagaaaaaaatgaatgagaccatattttgtttggtttccatCCCAGTTAAATCCAAATCACATCTGCCAGATATAGATACGAACAACAATGACTTAAAACAGAGTGCTGATAAAAGGAATGGGCTTGATAAGAAAGCGGCTTTGCAAGAACAGAGTCCGCTGAGCATGTCTTCCACTGACCTGGAGCTGCAAGCTCTCACAGGAAGCATGGCCGGGAGAACAGAGTTCCAAAAACAAGTGGGAGAGCCAggagacaaacaaacaaatgacctCAGACTCATTCATCCTCGGAAACACCCGGAATTCACGTATTCTGGCTTGTGGCCAGGGCACCAGTGCAGAGACCAGCAAACACAGACCAGTTTCACGGAGGAACCCAGAAGTGCGCGGCCCCTCCCAGGTGAGAAGCCGGCAGGGTCACGTAATGCAGTGCTGACTCCAGGACTTTCAGACCCCGCTGCCTCTGGAGCTCAGATGCCCGTGGCAAAAGCTTCCAGTGACCCAGACTGGAGATTGAATGCTCATCACCTACAAGGGCAAAAAGCCCTCAGCCCATCCAGCAACAGTGCTTTCTCCAGGACTTCTTCATCTATAAACCAGGCATCTGTGCCAAAAGCCCAGTGTCAGCCCTGCATGGATGGCCGGGGACGTGGCACCAGCCCGGTGCCCAGGGGCGAGGTGGTGAAGGGGGAGACCACAGGCCCATGCAATAGCAAACAGCTGTTCGGTCAGTTTCTTTTGAAGCCGGTCAGCCGTCGGCCCTGGGACCTGATAAGCCAGTTAGAAAGTTTTAACAAGGAGCttcaggaagaggaggaaagCAGTGAGAGCGACGGTGGTAGCGGGGAAAGTGAGGCAGAGTGGCCGCGGGGCGGCCCTGACTCCACACCCAGGAATCTGGGCTCTGTGGAAGGTGGCCAGGACACGAGGGGGTGGGGAACAGACCCCACACTGAGGTCAGGAAGAGTTAAGAGTAAGTCCGAGAGCTGGAGTGAGGAGCAGAAGCCTGACCACCCATGCGCCCgtgcccagcccccaggccccctGAGGGCAGAAGATAGCAGAAGGGGCACATTGCTGTCAGCAAATGGGAGCTTGATGATAGAGAAGGGAAACCAGGCCATGGAAAAGAAGATAAAGGAGCCAGCAGACAGCCCAGGTCCTACAAAAAGAATGACGTCTTCCAGGCCAAATGACACAGAACCAATGTCCCCTTCCAATTCCGCTGAACTGAGGGAGCCCCGGGAGAGGCAGGGGCTTCCCAGTGTTTTCAATTCTGTGGAGCTGAGCAAAGTGAGCCCCCCGAGGGCTGGCCGTGGGGAGGACAGGAGCACCGTGGCCACACTCTTCCTTTCTAGCAAACCCCGGGGACTCTCGGCCCCAGACTTGAGGTCTGTGGGGCTGACACTGGCTCAAGAGCAGAGTGCTAGTAAATCACACAGGTCTCTAGGTGATGCCGGTGCAGTAGAAATCCCCCCAAATGAGTCCCTTCAAGAGAGGGCTGCGAGGATCCTGGGCATTGAGGTGGCCGTGGAGTCCCTGCTGCCAGGTGTCAGGAGATCGGGACAGACCCAGCACCCTGAACCTGAAGGAGGTGCCCGCAGGCCCCAGTCCCCAAGGGAGGAGTCGCTGTCCAGCTCTGCACAGCCAGACGGCCCTGCAGTGTCCACTGATTCCTTTTATGGCAGGAGGAGGTGTGGCTGGACTGAAAGTCCTCTCTTTGTAGGGGAAAGGGATAGTACTCGCCGGGCTCCCCCAGATCCTGAGCACTGCACTGTGGCTGGGGCCGTCCCCAGCAAGGCCCCCAGCGCCCAGCCACAGCCTGGCCCCCAGGAATCCACGTCCTTGGACCACAGGGACATGGGGACAAGACCTCCCTTCAGGTCCACTTTGTTCCATTTCATAGAAAAGACCCCAAGTGTGGCGGGCTCAGAAAAGAGGCTCAGAAGCACCTCCAAAGTGATTGAGAGTTTACAGGAGAAATTGGCCTCGCCTCCAAGGAGAGCAGACCCCCACCGCTTGATGAGGATGAAGGAGGTGAGTTCAGTGTCTCGGATGAGGCTCCTGAGCTCCCGCAGCCCTGACTCCTTGGAGGAGGCTGGGGAACCTAAGGCCGAGAGGGTCTCCGGGATGCagcctggaggcctggcgccTCTGAATGCCCAGGACCCAGCACAGAAGGCCGGGTTCTTACTCTCTGTCTCCAAGGGCATCCTATCACTGGAAGAAAATGGACATCTGGCAGCAGAAAGGGAGAAGAACACTTGTCAGGACTTCTGGTGCCCAGGTGAGGAGTCAGGCAAGCGGGCAGGTGTTAGAAAGTAATCTGGAATCCTTAGAGTATAAACAGTACAGGTGGGTGGGTAACAGAAATCTGCATATTCAGAAAAGTTAACGTTAACCCTGTGGATTAGCATACCCAAAGAGTCTTCATttcacaaagaattatccagaagCTTTCCTTAAAAATCAAGACCTTGTagtgtattttaaatgattatatcTTCATAGAAAATACCTATGTAAACAGCGATATAAATTATCTGTATAAACCAATATTTTGGGCCCCTGTGAAGAGGTAAATCAAAAAAGTATTCTAACTTTGGCTCAGGCATCTTGAAAAATCCAGGAGGAGGTCATAGCATTTGTGCTCTGTGCCTTGTCCTAAAATGATAAGCATTCACCCAAACAACCTCATTGCTCTTTATTAACCTAATAAGAAAAGACAGACCAGGTTGATCAAATAACTGCCTGTCCCATGATGCTGTGACATACATTCTCACCTTCCAAAATCCTTTTGTctcatttttatctgttttcactACCACACCATCTATGCAGCACAAAGTTAACAGTCTGTACTTTCTCAACACCTCACCCCTAAAAAGTTCACCCCCTAACTCTCCCCTAAATTCTGATTGCTAAATCCCAGGTGAGACAGTTTTGGCTAGAGCCTAGGTATTTGGCATAACCTAGGTGTTTTCAGTGCCAAATCATCTAGCTAAAAATTGAGGGAGCCTTGTTACCGTAAGGTCTTCAGAGCCTCCTGCCACTCCTAAAGCCACACGGTAGGTTCCCAGTGACAGAAACAGTGATTCTGTCACAATTTTACACAGCCTCACCAGTCTCTCTTCAGGCGTTTTCTTCTGGGACTGGGGATTACAGATCATATATCCTAGAAATGATTAGAAGAAGGAGTTTAAGTAGATCTCCAAAGGCCTGCATCATAATCCACGGACTGGAAGAGGCctgaagtcattcattcattcagagctTTTCATAGTAAGGGGGAACTGAGTCTTCACTGCCTGCTGCCACCAGGCCTTCATGTCGCCTTATGCAGCCCCAATAGGGTGGTCCCCCTACCCCTCCTTCCCTGTTTCCTATTTTGAAAtccaggaatttaaaagcagatggaAAAGATCACTTGTTTCAGCTAGAAGGATCCAGAAAGTTTTGTTAAAAAAGAATCTACttggcactttaaaaattttcccaCAAGCACAGTATGATTCTTGGGAGTGTTAGCCAATGTTGCTCTAATCCTTATGCAAAATACATTACTGAAATTGCATCATCTGATTTGGTCTTTGCTGAGGAAGAGAATACTAGGAATGTGGAGCCTTTGTCATGATGGTGGGCAAAGTGTTCCAGAGCCCATTTTTGTGCCGTTGGGGTTTATTAGGCTTCGGCAActcctccttccctgcctgcctccccccaAATACACCCACTCACTTTTAGTTGCTAGTTAAAAAGACATTGTAGGcttttaaagtgagtttctttaTCAGATCTAGGTGATTTTCTAAACTCTATCTTATCCAGAATTGTAGGATTTTAAAATAAGTCAAATCCTGTTAAAATAAACACGAGTTTGTTAAGATTTCTATGTTTCAGACCTTGTTCATATTCCAAGgagtattttttaacttaaaatttctgGTTCTATAAAACACTCCCTCAATTTTTAGCTAGATGATTTGGCACTGAAAACACCTAGGTTATGCCAATTTTAAGTTTAGCCAGTCATTAAAGACACATAGTCCATAACCTTATTTTCTTAAATCATAATTGCTAAGCAGtagaaattttaattatttttcccctttttcatTTGATGTACTTGTTAATACACAATAATATGACCAAAAATCTGCAGGCAGAGCCACCTCTGGCATTTTCAGTAATCCACAGCCAAACACAATTAGGGATAGGTTCTCGCACATGCAGTGGAGGAGGTGGGCCCCCATTGGCCTTTTCATGGGATGGTCACCAGCCTCAGTCATCAAAGCCAGTTGTTTTGCAAGGAAAAAGGCTCATAAAATTGAGATAGTAGAACTTTTGGCATATGTTAACTTTCTCACTCATAGTTGCCTCACAAATTAAAATGAAGCCTTGTTGCTTTGTCGCTCATAAACTTTtggcctttgttttccttttgatcaattttgtcattttatagACAAAAATAATCACTTCTGTCCTGTACTACCCGGCCCTCTGTCATCCCAGTGTGCCTGAACCACTGCCATACTCCTGAATTCACAGTCCGcttaaattcagatttttttctggaATTGTAAAATGAGAGTATACTGGGCCTTCCACATTCACACACGGGCACTGTGCTAGGACTTCTCTGTCTGTGCTGTGTTTTACTACCTACGGTATCACAAAGTGGCTGTACTCCAGCTAACACTATTTTAGTGGTCTTTCTGGGCTCAGGCTAAGAAGTCAGCAGCTCAGATCTAATTCAGGTGACTCAATTCCCATGTCCACTGGCTGGATCCACTTCAGAAGTGAAATCCCAGGCACCAGTGGTGTTCCATCTGCCTCTGTTGTGCACTCTGTTAATATAGGAGGAGATTATACATTATATTATGTTATATTATATGTATGCTGTCATACAGGAGGAGAATGAAGAGAGACTATTGGCTTCAGGCCTGAAGTTGGAGGAAATCTGGGAAGGTTTGATGATGCCAAATAATGCCATTAAAAAGCTAGACGTTAGCATATTTCCAAGAGCTATTGCTTTTGAGTGTGTTAATAATATGCAGTACCTACAAGGGTGGGCCTGGGTGGGTCATTGCCACCTGAAAAGTTGCTGGTAACCAGGTTTCTCAGTATTGCCCACAGGAACCTCTCTGTCTTCTGAACCTGTGCTGGCCAGTATATGGCttctgagcatttgaaatgtggttgGTTTGTCCATTGAGATATTCCATAAATGTAACGTACATACCAGAGTTCAGAGgctgagtattttttaaaatatctaaattttCTCAATAATATTTATATTGATTACCTGTTGAAATGATACTACTTTGGATATAATTggtgaaataaaatatgttatttattttacctctttccttttatttgccTTAAGATGGCTATTAGGAAATTTTCAGTAATGTTTTATGACTCACATTATATTTTTGTTAGCCCTAGACCCTCTGCCATCTGAAGAAGGATCCCAGTGTCCTACTGAATATTTTCCCCAGCTTCCTGTCTTGGGGCTCTTAGCTTCAACAGTGGGGCCCCGGGTTGCAAACAGGTTCTGTGGAGGCACCTCCACAGCCCTGGCCCTGACAGTGTCCGTCCATGTCATTGGAGGCTTAACAGACACTCCTCCTCTTTCCAGTTGCTCACCTGCTGGCAGTGTGCCCTTCCCACTGGTCATCCTTACTGACCACCCCCATCATTCTTAATGGAAAAAAACACACCTTAGCTCCCAGGAGGTCCCTTGCAGAATCAGCACACCATGAGGCTGATTGTAGCTCAGCTGTTAATATACTATGCTGTCCCATTGGGTGATGATATGTGTAAACTATCAGAAGGTGACTG is a window of Manis pentadactyla isolate mManPen7 chromosome 3, mManPen7.hap1, whole genome shotgun sequence DNA encoding:
- the JCAD gene encoding junctional cadherin 5-associated protein isoform X2, with translation MYSVEDLLISHGYKLSRNTPVRREGNDEGRQQVRTGARVSHGLLNGCEEGPAALAPSKTCGGEGHVSDPAHSRRAPRVPGEPQGAPACRTSQAGFCHHPVLAWSSQPQTGHSHAYWRRRGQESSGLLGLRAQEDPEVRGMAQAHSLPMHTREGPWEVGGRTENVTKKAVWEEELRMSGPARWQNVSLESWNQPRKLDRQMSDGDREKLFQDLYPFMQGEQMLNSQSKGKSQSLPRVLSPESLSCMEVPIPLNDGHLPGVPQMPFYPSNCAPNLEPPRNSEKGGSSIPLARPKFGRPLKPPSYGSCQQPRGGAESSDYLDSQQTDLCVSHLSRAHDPRQELCVYDSGLEPPVYVPPPSYRSPPQHVPNPYKEDAMPEQVCGGCRQQQHPVEKAGASGQLPPGTPEPGNECGMGPHSPHGPPLQSHPTTAYDSSVLYIPFDDPRIRHIKLSHPQGFCEETVDDKPYNSGLVPAPGPAQGNTHQDGAVLNPEGMTTPPPGTAGGPASADPSSQWLGGQFPRDEENGGFPDPRDHGVLRGQQPDVRGGRRGLAEAPVPSQRPQGESTCATQPKLKKFETGLQTKKSSKKKMNETIFCLVSIPVKSKSHLPDIDTNNNDLKQSADKRNGLDKKAALQEQSPLSMSSTDLELQALTGSMAGRTEFQKQVGEPGDKQTNDLRLIHPRKHPEFTYSGLWPGHQCRDQQTQTSFTEEPRSARPLPGEKPAGSRNAVLTPGLSDPAASGAQMPVAKASSDPDWRLNAHHLQGQKALSPSSNSAFSRTSSSINQASVPKAQCQPCMDGRGRGTSPVPRGEVVKGETTGPCNSKQLFGQFLLKPVSRRPWDLISQLESFNKELQEEEESSESDGGSGESEAEWPRGGPDSTPRNLGSVEGGQDTRGWGTDPTLRSGRVKSKSESWSEEQKPDHPCARAQPPGPLRAEDSRRGTLLSANGSLMIEKGNQAMEKKIKEPADSPGPTKRMTSSRPNDTEPMSPSNSAELREPRERQGLPSVFNSVELSKVSPPRAGRGEDRSTVATLFLSSKPRGLSAPDLRSVGLTLAQEQSASKSHRSLGDAGAVEIPPNESLQERAARILGIEVAVESLLPGVRRSGQTQHPEPEGGARRPQSPREESLSSSAQPDGPAVSTDSFYGRRRCGWTESPLFVGERDSTRRAPPDPEHCTVAGAVPSKAPSAQPQPGPQESTSLDHRDMGTRPPFRSTLFHFIEKTPSVAGSEKRLRSTSKVIESLQEKLASPPRRADPHRLMRMKEGILSLEENGHLAAEREKNTCQDFWCPDSYDPSRVERV
- the JCAD gene encoding junctional cadherin 5-associated protein isoform X1; amino-acid sequence: MYSVEDLLISHGYKLSRNTPVRREGNDEGRQQVRTGARVSHGLLNGCEEGPAALAPSKTCGGEGHVSDPAHSRRAPRVPGEPQGAPACRTSQAGFCHHPVLAWSSQPQTGHSHAYWRRRGQESSGLLGLRAQEDPEVRGMAQAHSLPMHTREGPWEVGGRTENVTKKAVWEEELRMSGPARWQNVSLESWNQPRKLDRQMSDGDREKLFQDLYPFMQGEQMLNSQSKGKSQSLPRVLSPESLSCMEVPIPLNDGHLPGVPQMPFYPSNCAPNLEPPRNSEKGGSSIPLARPKFGRPLKPPSYGSCQQPRGGAESSDYLDSQQTDLCVSHLSRAHDPRQELCVYDSGLEPPVYVPPPSYRSPPQHVPNPYKEDAMPEQVCGGCRQQQHPVEKAGASGQLPPGTPEPGNECGMGPHSPHGPPLQSHPTTAYDSSVLYIPFDDPRIRHIKLSHPQGFCEETVDDKPYNSGLVPAPGPAQGNTHQDGAVLNPEGMTTPPPGTAGGPASADPSSQWLGGQFPRDEENGGFPDPRDHGVLRGQQPDVRGGRRGLAEAPVPSQRPQGESTCATQPKLKKFETGLQTKKSSKKKMNETIFCLVSIPVKSKSHLPDIDTNNNDLKQSADKRNGLDKKAALQEQSPLSMSSTDLELQALTGSMAGRTEFQKQVGEPGDKQTNDLRLIHPRKHPEFTYSGLWPGHQCRDQQTQTSFTEEPRSARPLPGEKPAGSRNAVLTPGLSDPAASGAQMPVAKASSDPDWRLNAHHLQGQKALSPSSNSAFSRTSSSINQASVPKAQCQPCMDGRGRGTSPVPRGEVVKGETTGPCNSKQLFGQFLLKPVSRRPWDLISQLESFNKELQEEEESSESDGGSGESEAEWPRGGPDSTPRNLGSVEGGQDTRGWGTDPTLRSGRVKSKSESWSEEQKPDHPCARAQPPGPLRAEDSRRGTLLSANGSLMIEKGNQAMEKKIKEPADSPGPTKRMTSSRPNDTEPMSPSNSAELREPRERQGLPSVFNSVELSKVSPPRAGRGEDRSTVATLFLSSKPRGLSAPDLRSVGLTLAQEQSASKSHRSLGDAGAVEIPPNESLQERAARILGIEVAVESLLPGVRRSGQTQHPEPEGGARRPQSPREESLSSSAQPDGPAVSTDSFYGRRRCGWTESPLFVGERDSTRRAPPDPEHCTVAGAVPSKAPSAQPQPGPQESTSLDHRDMGTRPPFRSTLFHFIEKTPSVAGSEKRLRSTSKVIESLQEKLASPPRRADPHRLMRMKEVSSVSRMRLLSSRSPDSLEEAGEPKAERVSGMQPGGLAPLNAQDPAQKAGFLLSVSKGILSLEENGHLAAEREKNTCQDFWCPDSYDPSRVERV
- the JCAD gene encoding junctional cadherin 5-associated protein isoform X3, translating into MRPVHYVQCRRPPDLSWIQTVKKYPSTTRRFCHHPVLAWSSQPQTGHSHAYWRRRGQESSGLLGLRAQEDPEVRGMAQAHSLPMHTREGPWEVGGRTENVTKKAVWEEELRMSGPARWQNVSLESWNQPRKLDRQMSDGDREKLFQDLYPFMQGEQMLNSQSKGKSQSLPRVLSPESLSCMEVPIPLNDGHLPGVPQMPFYPSNCAPNLEPPRNSEKGGSSIPLARPKFGRPLKPPSYGSCQQPRGGAESSDYLDSQQTDLCVSHLSRAHDPRQELCVYDSGLEPPVYVPPPSYRSPPQHVPNPYKEDAMPEQVCGGCRQQQHPVEKAGASGQLPPGTPEPGNECGMGPHSPHGPPLQSHPTTAYDSSVLYIPFDDPRIRHIKLSHPQGFCEETVDDKPYNSGLVPAPGPAQGNTHQDGAVLNPEGMTTPPPGTAGGPASADPSSQWLGGQFPRDEENGGFPDPRDHGVLRGQQPDVRGGRRGLAEAPVPSQRPQGESTCATQPKLKKFETGLQTKKSSKKKMNETIFCLVSIPVKSKSHLPDIDTNNNDLKQSADKRNGLDKKAALQEQSPLSMSSTDLELQALTGSMAGRTEFQKQVGEPGDKQTNDLRLIHPRKHPEFTYSGLWPGHQCRDQQTQTSFTEEPRSARPLPGEKPAGSRNAVLTPGLSDPAASGAQMPVAKASSDPDWRLNAHHLQGQKALSPSSNSAFSRTSSSINQASVPKAQCQPCMDGRGRGTSPVPRGEVVKGETTGPCNSKQLFGQFLLKPVSRRPWDLISQLESFNKELQEEEESSESDGGSGESEAEWPRGGPDSTPRNLGSVEGGQDTRGWGTDPTLRSGRVKSKSESWSEEQKPDHPCARAQPPGPLRAEDSRRGTLLSANGSLMIEKGNQAMEKKIKEPADSPGPTKRMTSSRPNDTEPMSPSNSAELREPRERQGLPSVFNSVELSKVSPPRAGRGEDRSTVATLFLSSKPRGLSAPDLRSVGLTLAQEQSASKSHRSLGDAGAVEIPPNESLQERAARILGIEVAVESLLPGVRRSGQTQHPEPEGGARRPQSPREESLSSSAQPDGPAVSTDSFYGRRRCGWTESPLFVGERDSTRRAPPDPEHCTVAGAVPSKAPSAQPQPGPQESTSLDHRDMGTRPPFRSTLFHFIEKTPSVAGSEKRLRSTSKVIESLQEKLASPPRRADPHRLMRMKEVSSVSRMRLLSSRSPDSLEEAGEPKAERVSGMQPGGLAPLNAQDPAQKAGFLLSVSKGILSLEENGHLAAEREKNTCQDFWCPDSYDPSRVERV